In Gossypium raimondii isolate GPD5lz chromosome 12, ASM2569854v1, whole genome shotgun sequence, a single window of DNA contains:
- the LOC105763390 gene encoding probable receptor-like protein kinase At2g23200 yields the protein MGNLWFLNLLLPLFLLQLFPILVVSEPYVFPEKYFINCGSHSSLPLGSRKFVGDMNPNSFSVANGKPVKDSSQQSSSDLGLYQTARFSGHPFSYDLDITDKGLYVVRLHFFPFPNLADALFNVSASSKSLLSNFSVRNTTSVPVIKDFLVPISSSKFRIFFIPAHQSSFAFVNAIEVFLVPSLRDNRTHLSSAGRKGLYQGLPSQLLRTLHRVAFGSPSPSTNDLTVVASEWVADDDYIVVRNWAKNYNYQSTIKLHYDDEYMETDTYTAASKNFIPDRVYMGCKTVNLNDGQSSKSTNITWHFNVSRNAQHLVRFHFCDILSKSANTVNFSLFIYNNFSQQIDPYQYSVNTAAPFYNEFVVDSGECDFISVSIVPWEDSIERFAYLNGLEIMEFITQPGLEPHISEPKGKNSVFIIIGSVIGFVVLCSLVVAYLFKKRRKARSFEPMPSYGTLPFGGASPYIGISSKSVNPPPVPNLNLKLKMPFAEILEATNNFEAKLLIGEGGFGKVYKGILRNGLKVAVKRSESKHGQGLPEFQTEVMILSKIRHRHLVSLIGYCDEGSEMILVYEFMERGTLRDHLYKLGRNPERSSSLSLLTWRQRLEICIGAAKGLHYLHTGSDGGIIHRDVKSTNILLDEQYVAKVADFGLSKSGLLNPDEFSTGIKGSFGYLDPEYFRCLQFTEKSDVYSFGVVLLEVLCARPAIINSHRKEEINLAEWGLIWLNKGELEKIIDPSMASQINPNSLRKFSEIVEKCLKPTGASRPTMLDICWDLEYTLQLQQTAVRREPHEDSAIDASFNMSSRPFQRLPSNNCPIEKVDVPMENDDGSDTTESGVFSQLRIDGGR from the coding sequence ATGGGAAATCTATGGTTCCTCAACCTACTCTTGCCTTTGTTTCTTCTTCAGCTGTTTCCTATTTTGGTTGTCTCAGAACCCTATGTTTTTCCTGAAAAATACTTCATCAACTGTGGGTCTCATTCTTCCCTCCCACTGGGCAGTAGGAAATTTGTTGGTGACATGAACCCAAACTCCTTCTCTGTCGCAAATGGCAAACCTGTGAAAGACAGCAGCCAGCAGTCATCGTCAGACTTGGGTCTGTATCAAACAGCAAGGTTTTCAGGACACCCTTTTTCCTATGATCTCGATATCACTGACAAAGGCCTGTATGTGGTACGCcttcatttctttccttttcctaATCTAGCTGATGCTTTATTCAATGTTTCAGCTTCAAGTAAGTCTCTGCTATCCAATTTCAGTGTAAGAAACACTACTTCTGTCCCTGTGATTAAGGATTTCTTAGTGCCTATTAGTTCATCCAAGTTTAGAATCTTCTTCATCCCCGCACATCAATCATCTTTTGCATTTGTGAACGCCATAGAAGTTTTTCTTGTTCCGAGTCTAAGGGATAACCGAACTCATCTGAGTTCTGCAGGAAGAAAGGGTCTTTACCAGGGTTTGCCCTCTCAGTTGCTTAGAACACTTCATAGAGTTGCTTTTGGGAGCCCATCCCCATCCACTAATGACTTAACAGTCGTTGCATCAGAATGGGTAGCTGATGATGACTACATAGTTGTTCGAAATTGggccaaaaattataattatcaatCAACTATTAAGCTACACTACGATGATGAATATATGGAAACTGATACCTATACTGCAGCCTCTAAAAACTTTATCCCCGATCGTGTCTATATGGGTTGCAAAACTGTAAACCTAAATGATGGGCAGTCATCAAAGTCTACTAACATTACTTGGCATTTCAATGTCAGTAGGAACGCCCAGCATCTTGTCCGATTCCATTTCTGTGACATTCTTAGTAAGTCAGCCAACACTGTCAATTTCAGCCTCTTTATATACAATAACTTCAGCCAACAAATCGATCCTTACCAGTATTCTGTCAACACGGCTGCTCCATTCTACAATGAGTTTGTGGTTGACTCAGGTGAGTGTGATTTCATTAGTGTTAGTATTGTTCCTTGGGAGGACTCTATAGAGAGATTTGCTTACCTGAATGGACTCGAGATCATGGAGTTCATCACTCAACCAGGTTTGGAACCTCACATTAGTGAGCCAAAAGGGAAGAATTCAGTGTTTATCATAATCGGTTCAGTCATTGGGTTTGTTGTTCTTTGTAGTTTGGTAGTGGCATACTTGTTTAAGAAACGAAGAAAAGCTAGATCTTTTGAGCCAATGCCTTCATATGGTACCCTTCCTTTTGGAGGAGCGAGTCCTTATATCGGAATAAGCTCGAAATCAGTCAACCCCCCTCCTGTTCCCAACTTAAACCTTAAGTTAAAGATGCCTTTTGCTGAAATATTAGAGGCAACCAATAACTTCGAGGCTAAGTTGTTGATTGGGGAAGGAGGCTTTGGTAAAGTCTACAAAGGGATTCTAAGAAATGGTCTCAAAGTTGCAGTCAAAAGAAGTGAGTCCAAACATGGCCAGGGGCTTCCCGAATTCCAAACTGAGGTAATGATTCTATCCAAGATTCGACACCGCCATCTTGTTTCACTGATTGGATATTGCGATGAAGGGTCTGAGATGATACTGGTTTATGAGTTCATGGAGAGAGGGACTCTTAGGGATCATCTTTACAAGTTGGGAAGGAATCCGGAGAGATCGTCTTCACTGTCTTTATTGACATGGAGGCAAAGACTCGAAATTTGTATCGGTGCAGCCAAGGGTCTTCATTATCTCCATACTGGTTCGGATGGAGGAATCATTCACCGCGATGTTAAGTCCACAAACATCCTGCTTGATGAGCAATATGTAGCAAAAGTTGCAGATTTCGGCCTTTCAAAGTCCGGCCTTCTGAATCCAGATGAGTTCAGTACCGGCATCAAAGGCAGCTTCGGGTATCTGGATCCTGAGTATTTTAGATGCCTTCAGTTCACCGAAAAATCTGATGTTTATTCTTTCGGTGTTGTACTCCTTGAAGTGCTTTGCGCTAGACCAGCTATCATTAACTCACATAGGAAGGAGGAGATAAACTTAGCAGAGTGGGGACTGATTTGGTTAAACAAAGGGGAACTCGAAAAGATCATTGATCCTTCAATGGCTTCCCAGATTAATCCAAATTCACTGAGAAAGTTCAGTGAAATAGTTGAGAAATGCCTGAAGCCAACTGGAGCCAGCAGACCAACAATGCTCGACATATGCTGGGACTTGGAATACACATTGCAGCTACAGCAGACAGCGGTGCGCCGAGAGCCGCACGAGGACAGTGCCATAGATGCTTCTTTCAACATGTCGTCGAGACCTTTCCAACGGTTGCCTTCAAACAATTGCCCGATTGAGAAAGTTGATGTGCCTATGGAAAACGACGATGGTTCAGATACAACAGAAAGTGGTGTGTTCTCCCAGCTGAGGATTGATGGTGGGAGATAG